The Ascochyta rabiei chromosome 15, complete sequence genome window below encodes:
- a CDS encoding SPT3 Dosage dependent suppressor of Ty-induced promoter mutations-like protein, variant 2, with product MDFSTFVNPADLTFDGSAQQPFTTANSSKFDTFDFSAPAEEELFQQEQDYSSTRTKRVKIEPTVFDAFLDNYSSESNTPSPAADFDFVYSTANSPGEFAREESRTSSPEVSNDMSAYTPGTAPSAYGYQSPEAIHIPQVEDSLSLKVTMDRTKTRAETQTKVTMVLDPLPETYKWARFARQTISKPKQLATAEEIRDNQKKGAAVSIDFTLVCAVAVEEQKDMELAFARARGEGEFPARSPRVDVSELEKDDPAHPQNGGAVIICNGCQEREKKRFGRKKKRNEEEEEEWSTYDDKRIIIVNEKEFKRLADADAADSKWGSGAKKVEFSMRIACYCRHQESKTPVGYRVIFTIRGANRELLTQCVSEILQVTDDHKNKENPQTELLSPSLGLQTSMPNQSQQFQQYPLYPQYPMTTQFNFTAPAPTPYGYNHPPTVFGMESQPPTPMYSRPPSPGIHSQPTTPTLKAFNFGNYPHFSQAVAPQQLTQTLNRVVNPQQTLQTLRHPVTAQQSHPLPNYAAAPQQAPQAMNFSMPSQQPPHVNTQFSPTETGFYEFPNWQA from the exons ATGGATTTCTCCACGTTTGTCAACCCAGCTGATCTGACCTTTGACGGCTCTGCCCAGCAACCCTTCACCACAGCCAACTCTTCCAAGTTTGACACGTTTGATTTCTCCGCACCCGCCGAAGAAGAGCTG TTTCAACAAGAGCAAGATTACTCATCCACAAGGACGAAGAGGGTCAAGATCGAGCCGACCGTGTTCGACGCTTTCCTCGACAACTACTCTTCAGAGTCCAACACACCGTCTCCTGCTGCAGACTTTGATTTTGTCTACAGCACCGCCAACTCACCCGGCGAGTTTGCGAGAGAGGAGAGCCGCACGAGCTCACCTGAAGTATCCAACGACATGTCAGCCTACACCCCGGGTACCGCTCCTTCCGCCTACGGATACCAGTCTCCAGAAGCCATCCACATCCCCCAGGTCGAGGACAGCCTCTCGCTCAAAGTCACCATGGACAGGACCAAGACGCGTGCCGAGACCCAGACCAAGGTCACCATGGTCTTGGATCCTTTGCCTGAAACCTACAAATGGGCTCGCTTTGCCCGCCAGACCATCTCGAAGCCGAAGCAGCTGGCGACTGCAGAAGAGATCCGAGACAATCAAAAGAAAGGCGCAGCTGTCTCCATTGATTTCACCCTCGTCTGCGCCGTTGCGGTCGAGGAGCAGAAAGACATGGAACTTGCTTTTGCACGTGCTCGAGGTGAGGGTGAATTCCCTGCCAGAAGTCCACGTGTCGACGTCTCCGAGCTGGAGAAGGATGACCCCGCACACCCTCAAAACGGCGGTGCAGTCATCATCTGCAATGGCTGTCAAGAACGCGAGAAGAAGCGGTTCGGCCGCAAGAAGAAGCGcaacgaagaagaggaagaggagtgGAGCACCTACGATGACAAGCGTATCATCATTGTCAATGAGAAAGAGTTCAAGCGACTGGCAGACGCCGATGCCGCAGATAGCAAGTGGGGCTCAGGTGCAAAGAAAGTCGAGTTCTCCATGCGCATTGCATGCTACTGCAGACATCAAGAGTCCAAGACGCCAGTCGGGTATAGGGTCATCTTTACAATAAGGGGCGCCAACCGAGAGCTGCTAACTCAATGTGTGTCTGAGATTCTCCAAGTTACCGACGATCACAAGAACAAGGAAAACCCCCAAACCGAGCTTCTGTCGCCGTCTCTGGGCCTGCAAACCTCTATGCCCAATCAGAGCCAGCAATTTCAGCAATATCCATTATACCCGCAATACCCAATGACGACACAATTCAACTTCACTGCGCCAGCACCCACACCCTACGGCTACAACCATCCCCCTACAGTCTTCGGCATGGAGTCGCAACCTCCAACACCCATGTACTCGCGCCCTCCTTCGCCCGGCATCCACTCACAGCCAACCACTCCAACTCTGAAAGCATTCAACTTCGGCAACTATCCTCACTTCAGCCAGGCTGTTGCCCCCCAGCAGCTTACGCAGACCCTGAACAGGGTGGTCAACCCTCAGCAGACGCTCCAAACGCTTCGCCACCCCGTCACAGCCCAGCAGTCGCATCCTCTACCAAACTACGCTGCTGCACCTCAGCAAGCACCCCAAGCAATGAACTTCTCCATGCCTTCGCAGCAGCCTCCCCATGTCAACACCCAGTTCTCGCCGACAGAGACGGGGTTCTACGAATTTCCCAACTGGCAAGCTTAA
- a CDS encoding SPT3 Dosage dependent suppressor of Ty-induced promoter mutations-like protein produces the protein MDFSTFVNPADLTFDGSAQQPFTTANSSKFDTFDFSAPAEEELVHKHKDSAVDLTKLHQFQQEQDYSSTRTKRVKIEPTVFDAFLDNYSSESNTPSPAADFDFVYSTANSPGEFAREESRTSSPEVSNDMSAYTPGTAPSAYGYQSPEAIHIPQVEDSLSLKVTMDRTKTRAETQTKVTMVLDPLPETYKWARFARQTISKPKQLATAEEIRDNQKKGAAVSIDFTLVCAVAVEEQKDMELAFARARGEGEFPARSPRVDVSELEKDDPAHPQNGGAVIICNGCQEREKKRFGRKKKRNEEEEEEWSTYDDKRIIIVNEKEFKRLADADAADSKWGSGAKKVEFSMRIACYCRHQESKTPVGYRVIFTIRGANRELLTQCVSEILQVTDDHKNKENPQTELLSPSLGLQTSMPNQSQQFQQYPLYPQYPMTTQFNFTAPAPTPYGYNHPPTVFGMESQPPTPMYSRPPSPGIHSQPTTPTLKAFNFGNYPHFSQAVAPQQLTQTLNRVVNPQQTLQTLRHPVTAQQSHPLPNYAAAPQQAPQAMNFSMPSQQPPHVNTQFSPTETGFYEFPNWQA, from the coding sequence ATGGATTTCTCCACGTTTGTCAACCCAGCTGATCTGACCTTTGACGGCTCTGCCCAGCAACCCTTCACCACAGCCAACTCTTCCAAGTTTGACACGTTTGATTTCTCCGCACCCGCCGAAGAAGAGCTGGTACATAAGCACAAGGACTCTGCCGTCGACCTGACTAAGCTTCATCAGTTTCAACAAGAGCAAGATTACTCATCCACAAGGACGAAGAGGGTCAAGATCGAGCCGACCGTGTTCGACGCTTTCCTCGACAACTACTCTTCAGAGTCCAACACACCGTCTCCTGCTGCAGACTTTGATTTTGTCTACAGCACCGCCAACTCACCCGGCGAGTTTGCGAGAGAGGAGAGCCGCACGAGCTCACCTGAAGTATCCAACGACATGTCAGCCTACACCCCGGGTACCGCTCCTTCCGCCTACGGATACCAGTCTCCAGAAGCCATCCACATCCCCCAGGTCGAGGACAGCCTCTCGCTCAAAGTCACCATGGACAGGACCAAGACGCGTGCCGAGACCCAGACCAAGGTCACCATGGTCTTGGATCCTTTGCCTGAAACCTACAAATGGGCTCGCTTTGCCCGCCAGACCATCTCGAAGCCGAAGCAGCTGGCGACTGCAGAAGAGATCCGAGACAATCAAAAGAAAGGCGCAGCTGTCTCCATTGATTTCACCCTCGTCTGCGCCGTTGCGGTCGAGGAGCAGAAAGACATGGAACTTGCTTTTGCACGTGCTCGAGGTGAGGGTGAATTCCCTGCCAGAAGTCCACGTGTCGACGTCTCCGAGCTGGAGAAGGATGACCCCGCACACCCTCAAAACGGCGGTGCAGTCATCATCTGCAATGGCTGTCAAGAACGCGAGAAGAAGCGGTTCGGCCGCAAGAAGAAGCGcaacgaagaagaggaagaggagtgGAGCACCTACGATGACAAGCGTATCATCATTGTCAATGAGAAAGAGTTCAAGCGACTGGCAGACGCCGATGCCGCAGATAGCAAGTGGGGCTCAGGTGCAAAGAAAGTCGAGTTCTCCATGCGCATTGCATGCTACTGCAGACATCAAGAGTCCAAGACGCCAGTCGGGTATAGGGTCATCTTTACAATAAGGGGCGCCAACCGAGAGCTGCTAACTCAATGTGTGTCTGAGATTCTCCAAGTTACCGACGATCACAAGAACAAGGAAAACCCCCAAACCGAGCTTCTGTCGCCGTCTCTGGGCCTGCAAACCTCTATGCCCAATCAGAGCCAGCAATTTCAGCAATATCCATTATACCCGCAATACCCAATGACGACACAATTCAACTTCACTGCGCCAGCACCCACACCCTACGGCTACAACCATCCCCCTACAGTCTTCGGCATGGAGTCGCAACCTCCAACACCCATGTACTCGCGCCCTCCTTCGCCCGGCATCCACTCACAGCCAACCACTCCAACTCTGAAAGCATTCAACTTCGGCAACTATCCTCACTTCAGCCAGGCTGTTGCCCCCCAGCAGCTTACGCAGACCCTGAACAGGGTGGTCAACCCTCAGCAGACGCTCCAAACGCTTCGCCACCCCGTCACAGCCCAGCAGTCGCATCCTCTACCAAACTACGCTGCTGCACCTCAGCAAGCACCCCAAGCAATGAACTTCTCCATGCCTTCGCAGCAGCCTCCCCATGTCAACACCCAGTTCTCGCCGACAGAGACGGGGTTCTACGAATTTCCCAACTGGCAAGCTTAA
- a CDS encoding ATP-binding protein has product MITRKLTVVVSPQARASHLALCTIGRRALHTRGPAQSAYRRSDFSGQGFSNLYETDQPTRGPLGGTSNVGASLVTPKALRQHLDQFVVDQDRAKVVLSVAIHEHHLRIQELQRQRDEQARLEAQAQRRAAAFRHPVQDDFPGQQAAVHAYDPAHSPSYSDPSYTSSSLAPAEAGPSLETDAEPLQIDKSNVLILGPTGVGKTLMCKTLAKTLGIPISMSDCTTFTQAGYIGDDVEQCVSRLFSTAGHDIEATEHGIIVLDEIDKIASAKMSHGKDVGGEGVQQALLKIIEGTTVQVRAKPEKSAGKGSGSTSGYSSNTPLDNPRSPLSGGSPGGGKDEVFNIRTDNILFICTGAFANLHKTILDRKSMGGIGFGASIRSSSSEASAEGVMLRGEEAARFKKDAPFFVPPEKPNPFGGVRQKKPEERVNVLDHVQPADLQKYGMIPELIGRVPTVCAVSALDEEALVRVLTEPKNSLLSQEQHKFYLRNIELRFTNGALREIARKASKMGTGARGLRHVVDQLLLQAKYETPGSSVKHILVTQDVALLKTAPLYFHRGQSSAFQAALTQEEEKWDEELRSKEDSSVGHVHTFEEYRKAGAAGL; this is encoded by the exons ATGATAACCAGGAAGCTCACCGTCGTTGTTTCGCCCCAGGCCCGCGCATCCCATCTCGCTCTGTGCACCATCGGCCGTCGTGCTCTCCACACCCGAGGCCCCGCGCAGTCTGCCTACCGCCGCTCCGACTTCAGCGGCCAGGGCTTCTCCAACCTCTACGAGACTGATCAGCCAACACGTGGCCCGCTGGGAGGCACATCCAACGTGGGAGCAAGTCTCGTAACCCCCAAGGCGCTGAGACAGCACCTGGATCAGTTCGTGGTCGACCAAGACCGCGCCAAGGTGGTGCTGAGTGTCGCCATACACGAACACCACTTGCGCATACAGGAGCTGCAGCGACAGAGAGATGAGCAAGCCAGACTggaggcgcaggcgcagcgGAGAGCCGCAGCGTTCAGGCATCCTGTACAAG ACGACTTTCCAGGTCAGCAGGCTGCTGTACACGCCTACGATCCTGCACATTCGCCGTCGTATAGCGATCCTTCTTACACGTCGTCCTCCTTGGCGCCAGCAGAAGCCGGTCCCTCGTTAGAGACTGATGCCGAGCCGTTGCAGATAGACAAGTCGAACGTGCTCATACTAGGGCCTACCGGCGTAGGCAAGACTCTGATGTGCAAAACCCTGGCGAAGACGCTAGGCATCCCTATCTCCATGTCAGACTGCACAACCTTTACCCAAGCTGGATACATTGGAGACGATGTAGAGCAGTGCGTGTCTCGCCTCTTCTCTACCGCAGGTCATGACATCGAAGCTACAGAGCATGGCATCATTGTGCTGGACGAAATCGACAAGATCGCCTCGGCCAAGATGTCGCACGGGAAGGATGTTGGAGGCGAAGGCGTACAGCAAGCTTTGCTCAAGATCATCGAGGGTACGACTGTCCAAGTGCGTGCCAAGCCAGAGAAGAGCGCTGGCAAGGGTTCTGGCAGCACAAGTGGTTACTCTTCCAACACCCCCCTGGACAATCCACGAAGCCCACTCTCAGGTGGTAGTCCAGGCGGTGGCAAGGACGAAGTGTTCAACATACGTACCGACAATATTCTCTTCATATGCACCGGCGCATTCGCCAACCTACACAAGACCATCTTGGACCGCAAATCGATGGGAGGTATAGGGTTCGGTGCTTCCATCCGCTCGTCGAGCTCCGAGGCATCTGCTGAAGGGGTCATGTTGAGAGGAGAGGAAGCGGCCCGATTCAAAAAAGACGCTCCTTTCTTCGTCCCACCCGAGAAACCCAATCCGTTTGGTGGTGTCCGACAGAAGAAGCCCGAAGAGCGGGTCAACGTACTTGATCACGTACAACCAGCCGATCTCCAGAAATATGGCATGATCCCTGAGCTGATCGGTCGCGTCCCTACCGTCTGTGCTGTGTCTGCTCTTGACGAGGAAGCGCTGGTTCGTGTTCTCACTGAACCCAAGAACAGTCTCCTTTCGCAAGAGCAACACAAATTCTATCTAAGGAATATCGAACTGCGCTTCACTAATGGTGCCCTGCGAGAGATAGCGCGCAAGGCCAGCAAAATGGGCACAGGCGCGCGTGGCTTGCGGCATGTCGTTGACCAGCTGCTTTTGCAGGCCAAGTACGAAACGCCTG GTTCGAGTGTCAAGCACATTTTAGTCACGCAAGACGTTGCTCTCCTGAAAACCGCTCCACTGTACTTCCACCGAGGTCAGTCGAGTGCCTTCCAAGCTGCACTGACACAGGAGGAAGAAAAATGGGATGAAGAGCTTCGCAGCAAAGAGGACTCATCGGTTGGTCATGTCCATACATTCGAAGAGTACAGGAAAGCTGGCGCGGCGGGACTCTAG
- a CDS encoding 1,4-alpha-glucan branching enzyme, protein MELVNASANSVNDAPAKGSNDGTGIVQLDPYLEPFTGALKSRYAKAQHWIKTIEETEGGLDKFSRGYETFGFHVQQNGDVVYREWAPNALRAYLIGDFNDWNRDATPMTKNNYGVFEVTVPGRNGQPSIPHDSKIKISLVVPNDHARQERLPAWITRVTQDLNVSPVYDARFWNPPQKYQFKNKRPAKPQSARIYEAHVGISSPERKVATYKEFTHNILPRIKHLGYNVIQLMAVMEHAYYASFGYQINSFFAASSRYGFPDELKELIDTAHGMGITVLLDVVHSHASKNVLDGLNMFDGSDHQYFHEGAKGRHELWDSRLFNYGSHEVLRFLLSNLRFWMEEYQFDGFRFDGVTSMIYTHHGIGTGFSGGYHEYFGPGVDEEGVVYLMLANELLHQLYPDSITIAEDVSGMPGLCVSLSLGGIGFDYRLAMAVPDLYIKWLKEKQDIDWDMGALVFTLTNRRHGEKTIAYAESHDQALVGDKTLLFWLCDAQMYTNMSLLSELTPVIDRGISLHKLIRLITHGLGGEGYLNFEGNEFGHPEWLDFPREGNGNSFDYARRQFNLVDDDLLRYRFLNEFDSKMQWTEEKYGWLHSPQAYVSLKHEGDKVIVFERAGLLWIFNFHPSNSFTDYRVGVEQEGTYRIVLNTDSKTFGGHGNVAEDTRFFTTPFAWNDRKNFLQVYIPSRSAIVLALENTL, encoded by the exons ATGGAGCTCGTCAACGCATCAGCGAACTCAGTCAACGACGCCCCCGCAAAGGGCAGCAACGACGGGACGG GCATTGTCCAGCTCGACCCTTATCTGGAGCCCTTTACGGGCGCGCTGAAGAGCCGCTACGCCAAAGCCCAGCACTGGATCAAGACGATTGAGGAGACAGAAGGCGGCCTCGACAAGTTCTCAAGG GGTTACGAGACCTTTGGCTTCCACGTCCAACAGAACGGCGACGTCGTATACCGCGAGTGGGCTCCAAACGCCCTGCGTGCATACCTCATTGGCGACTTCAACGACTGGAACCGCGATGCGACACCCATGACCAAGAACAACTACGGTGTCTTCGAGGTGACGGTACCTGGCAGGAACGGCCAGCCCTCAATACCCCACGACTCAAAGATCAAG ATCTCTCTTGTCGTCCCCAACGATCACGCACGCCAAGAGCGTCTCCCCGCCTGGATCACCCGAGTGACCCAGGACCTCAACGTCTCGCCCGTCTACGATGCGCGCTTCTGGAACCCTCCCCAGAAATACCAGTTCAAGAACAAGCGGCCAGCGAAGCCCCAAAGCGCTCGAATCTACGAAGCCCATGTTGGTATCTCATCACCTGAGCGCAAAGTAGCCACCTACAAAGAGTTCACACACAACATCCTGCCAAGGATCAAACATCTGGGATACAATGTCATCCAGCTCATGGCAGTCATGGAGCACGCCTACTACGCCAGCTTTGGCTACCAAATCAACAGCTTCTTCGCTGCGAGCAGTCGCTACGGTTTCCCAGATGAGCTCAAAGAGCTGATCGACACTGCACACGGCATGGGCATCACGGTGCTGCTCGACGTTGTCCACAGCCACGCGTCGAAGAACGTCCTTGATGGACTCAACATGTTCGATGGCAGCGATCATCAGTACTTCCACGAGGGTGCTAAAGGTCGACATGAGCTGTGGGACAGCAGGCTGTTCAACTATGGCAGCCATGAAGTCCTCCGTTTCCTGCTTAGCAATCTACGATTCTGGATGGAAGAGTACCAGTTCGATGGTTTCCGTTTCGATGGTGTCACGAGCATGATCTACACCCACCACGGCATTGGTACAGGTTTCTCAGGTGGCTACCACGAGTACTTCGGGCCTGGCGTCGATGAGGAGGGTGTCGTGTACCTCATGCTGGCTAATGAGCTCCTACACCAGCTGTACCCTGACTCCATCACTATCGCCGAAGACGTCTCAGGTATGCCTGGTCTTTGTGTCTCTCTGTCTCTAGGCGGAATAGGATTCGACTACAGACTAGCCATGGCTGTGCCTGATCTCTACATCAAGTGGTTGAAGGAGAAACAGGACATTGATTGGGACATGGGTGCCCTTGTCTTCACATTGACAAATAGACGGCATGGCGAGAAGACCATTGCCTATGCTGAGTCGCATGACCAAGC ACTCGTAGGAGACAAGACCCTGCTCTTCTGGCTCTGCGACGCTCAGATGTACACCAACATGTCTCTGCTCTCGGAGCTGACACCCGTCATCGACAGAGGTATCTCCCTCCACAAGCTGATCAGGTTGATTACGCATGGCCTGGGAGGCGAAGGCTACCTGAACTTTGAGGGCAACGAGTTTGGCCATCCAGAATGGCTAGACTTCCCGCGAGAGGGCAACGGTAACAGCTTCGACTATGCTAGGAGACAGTTCAACCTGGTCGATGACGACCTACTTCGCTACAGATTTCTGAACGAGTTCGACAGCAAGATGCAGTGGACAGAAGAAAAGTACGGCTGGCTGCACTCGCCACAGGCTTACGTCAGCCTGAAGCACGAAGGTGACAAGGTCATTGTCTTTGAGCGTGCTGGCTTGTTGTGGATCTTCAACTTCCACCCTTCGAACAGCTTCACTGACTACCGTGTCGGTGTCGAGCAAGAAGGCACCTACAGGATCGTTCTGAACACGGACAGCAAGACCTTCGGTGGCCATGGTAACGTCGCCGAGGACACGAGGTTTTTCACAACGCCGTTTGCGTGGAATGATAGGAAGAACTTTTTGCAGGTCTACATCCCGTCCAGGAGCGCAATC GTGCTGGCGTTGGAGAACACGTTGTAG
- a CDS encoding atp2, beta subunit of the F1 sector of mitochondrial F1F0 ATP synthase, protein MLRSQFQRSFRSLKPTQAARAFAPITKSFAPNAVRFASTDAARDGKIYQVIGAVVDVKFDTEQLPSILNALTTDNGGNKLVLEVAQHLGENIVRCIAMDGTEGLVRGAKATDTGAPIKIPVGHGTLGRIMNVTGDPIDERGPIKATKYAPIHADPPEFTEQSTSAEVLITGIKVVDLLAPYARGGKIGLFGGAGVGKTVFIQELINNIAKAHGGFSVFTGVGERTREGNDLYHEMQETSVIQLDGESKVALVFGQMNEPPGARARVALTGLTVAEYFRDEEGQDVLLFIDNIFRFTQAGSEVSALLGRIPSAVGYQPTLAVDMGVMQERITTTSKGSITSVQAVYVPADDLTDPAPATTFAHLDATTVLSRGISELGIYPAVDPLDSKSRILDPRIIGDDHYDTATKVQQILQEYKSLQDIIAILGMDELSEADKLTVERARKIQRFLSQPFAVAQVFTGIEGALVDLKDTIRSFKGILNGEGDDLPEGAFYMVGNLESARAKGEKILAELEKS, encoded by the exons ATGCTGAGGAG CCAGTTCCAGCGGTCCTTCCGCTCCCTCAAGCCTACCCAGGCTGCGCGCGCCTTCGCTCCCATCACCAAGAGCTTCGCCCCCAACGCGGTTCGCTTCGCTTCCACCGATGCCGCCCGTGATGGAAAGATCTACCAGGTCATTGGTGCTGTCGTCGAT GTCAAGTTCGACACCGAGCAGCTGCCATCCATTCTGAACGCCTTGACCACCGACAACGGCGGCAACAAGCTCGTTCTCGAGGTTGCG CAACATTTGGGTGAGAACATCGTCCGTTGCATTGCCATGGACG GTACCGAGGGTCTCGTCCGTGGCGCTAAGGCCACCGACACTGGCGCTCCCATCAAGATCCCCGTCGGTCACGGCACTCTTGGTCGCATCATGAACGTCACTGGTGACCCCATCGACGAGCGTGGTCCCATCAAGGCCACCAAGTACGCTCCCATCCACGCCGATCCCCCGGAGTTCACCGAGCAGTCCACCTCTGCTGAGGTCCTGATTACCGGTATCAAGGTCGTCGACCTCCTCGCCCCCTACGCTCGTGGTGGTAAGATCGGTCTTTTCGGAGGTGCCGGTGTCGGAAAGACTGTCTTCATTCAGGAGCTGATT AACAACATCGCCAAGGCCCACGGTGGTTTCTCCGTCTTCACCGGTGTCGGTGAGCGTACCCGTGAGGGCAACGATCTGTACCACGAGATGCAGGAGACCTCCGTCATCCAGCTCGACGGCGAGTCCAAGGTCGCTCTTGTGTTCGGTCAGATGAACGAGCCCCCGGGTGCTCGTGCCCGTGTCGCTCTTACCGGCCT TACGGTGGCTGAATACTTCCGTGATGAAGAGGGCCAGGATGTGTTGCTCTTCATTGACAACATTTTCCGTTTCACCCAGGCCGGTTCTGAGGTGTCTGCTCTTCTCGGCCGTATCCCCTCTGCTGTCGGTTACCAGCCCACCCTTGCCGTCGACATGGGTGTCATGCAGGAGCGTATCACGACCACTTCCAAGGGTTCCATTACCTCCGTCCAGGCCGTTTACGTCCCTGCTGACGATTTGACTGACCCTGCGCCCGCCACCACCTTCGCCCATTTGGACGCCACCACCGTCTTGTCCCGTGGTATCTCCGAGTTGGGTATCTACCCCGCTGTCGACCCTCTCGACTCCAAGTCCCGTATCCTGGACCCCCGTATCATCGGTGACGACCACTACGACACCGCCACCAAGGTCCAGCAGATCCTCCAGGAGTACAAGTCGCTCCAGGATATCATTGCCATTCTTGGTATGGACGAGTTGTCGGAAGCTGACAAGCTTACCGTCGAGCGTGCCCGTAAGATCCAGCGTTTCCTGTCGCAGCCCTTCGCTGTCGCCCAGGTCTTCACCGGTATCGAGGGTGCGCTTGTCGACCTCAAGGACACCATCCGCTCGTTCAAGGGTATCCTGAACGGTGAGGGTGACGACCTTCCCGAGGGTGCCTTCTACATGGTCGGTAACCTCGAGTCTGCGCGTGCCAAGGGTGAGAAGATTCTTGCTGAGCTCGAGAAGTCGTAA
- a CDS encoding ubiquitin-like protein atg8 has translation MRSKFKDEHPFEKRKAEAERIRQKYNDRIPVICEKVEKSDIATIDKKKYLVPADLTVGQFVYVIRKRIKLSPEKAIFIFVDEVLPPTAALMSSIYEEHKDEDGFLYITYSGENTFGEAI, from the exons ATGCGCTCCAAGTTCAAGGACGAGCACCCGTTCGAGAAGCGCAAGGCCGAGGCTGAGCGCATTCGCCAGAAGTATAACGACCGCATTCCC GTCATTTGCGAGAAGGTCGAGAAGTCCGATATCGCTACCATCGACAAGAAGAAGTACTTGGTCCCCGCAGACCTCACCGTCGGCCAGTTCGTCTATGTTATCCGCAAGCGCATTAAGCTGTCGCCTGAGAAGGCCATCTTCATCTTCGTCGACGAGGTCCTGCCACCCACAGCCGCTCTTATGAGCTCGATATACGAGGAGCACAAGGACGAGGACGGCTTCCTCTACATCAC CTACTCGGGCGAGAACACGTTCGGTGAGGCGATCTAA
- a CDS encoding Coproporphyrinogen oxidase, whose product MLPRPSFRVARALELPISYAPRQSLRANCPQNKYRQGQRRCMGEFPRNYKTKRPDPLEEWRNPPPSKWPNRIRLLMLPFVGAIVYSMWTDSDSLKAETPSIAQKDALLKRENGVSDQSPMRLRMEQFIKQHQKHIISELEKVDGTKFKIDTWQRPQGGGGITCVLQDGNVFEKGGVNTSVVYGRLPRAAIQKMRVDHKALDPDVDSLEFFAAGLSLVLHPHNPNAPTVHLNYRYFETADDLGNTNAWWYGGGCDLTPSYLYDEDAIHFHSEIKQACDKHDKAYYPRFKKWCDEYFNNKHRGETRGVGGIFFDDLDETEKDQEQLFSFVQDCMSAFLPSYLPIINRRKDMPFTEAQKHWQQIRRGRYVEFNLVHDRGTAFGLNTPGARVESILMSLPLTSRWEYMHAPEKGSREERLIDVLKNPKEWV is encoded by the exons ATGCTTCCTCGACCTTCGTTCCGCGTAGCCAGAGCTCTGGAGCTTCCCATCAGCTATGCTCCACGCCAGTCGTTACGCGCAAACTGCCCGCAGAACAAGTATCGCCAGGGCCAGCGAAGATGTATGGGCGAGTTCCCTCGCAACTACAAGACGAAGAGACCAGACCCCTTGGAAGAATGGCGGAACCCTCCGCCGAGCAAGTGGCCGAACAGGATCCGGTTGCTGATGCTACCCTTTGTGGGCGCCATCGTCTACTCTATG TGGACAGATTCCGACTCGCTGAAGGCCGAAACACCCTCAATTGCCCAGAAAGATGCCCTTCTCAAGCGCGAGAACGGTGTTTCCGACCAATCGCCCATGCGTCTGCGAATGGAGCAATTCATAAAGCAGCACCAAAAGCACATTATCTCTGAGCTAGAGAAGGTTGACGGCACAAAATTCAAAATCGACACATGGCAGAGGCCGCAAGGCGGCGGTGGCATTACTTGTGTGCTACAGGACGGCAATGTCTTCGAGAAGGGCGGCGTGAACACATCAGTCGTCTACGGTCGTCTCCCCCGTGCCGCCATCCAGAAAATGCGCGTCGACCACAAAGCACTTGATCCCGACGTCGACTCGCTCGAGTTCTTTGCCGCAGGCCTCTCCCTGGTATTGCACCCGCACAATCCCAATGCGCCAACCGTCCACCTAAACTACCGCTACTTCGAGACGGCCGACGATCTCGGCAACACCAACGCATGGTGGTACGGCGGCGGCTGCGATCTCACGCCCTCGTACCTGTACGACGAGGATGCAATTCACTTCCACAGTGAAATCAAGCAGGCGTGCGACAAGCACGACAAGGCATACTACCCGCGCTTCAAGAAGTGGTGCGACGAGTACTTCAACAACAAGCACCGCGGTGAGACACGTGGTGTCGGCGGCATCTTCTTCGATGACCTTGACGAGACAGAGAAGGACCAGGAGCAGCTCTTCTCCTTTGTGCAGGACTGCATGTCTGCATTCCTGCCCTCGTACCTGCCCATCATCAACAGGAGGAAGGACATGCCATTCACAGAGGCACAGAAGCACTGGCAGCAGATCAGGAGAGGGCGATATGTCGAGTTCAACCTGGTGCATGATCGTGGCACAGCATTTGGACTGAACACCCCTGGCGCAAGAGTGGAGAGTATCCTCATGAGCTTGCCGCTCACATCGAGGTGGGAGTACATGCATGCACCTGAGAAGGGCAGCCGGGAAGAGCGCCTGATAGACGTGCTCAAGAACCCTAAGGAGTGGGTGTAG